Below is a genomic region from Miscanthus floridulus cultivar M001 chromosome 1, ASM1932011v1, whole genome shotgun sequence.
ataatTTGAAGTCCACAAACTATGTTTTAAGTTCTCAGAGTTTTGAACTTCAAATTTTTCGAATCTTTCAAATGTCCTTAGATGGAGCTAcaacctaaaccaaagttgtagtacccgACGAGATATAAAACTTTTCAgttcaaacttttttgatttgaaattatTTAGGCTCCCTAATATTCATTACATGATCCACTAAAGtgaaaacaaaaagaaagaaacatTCACTTAGTCACAAGAGACATCGTGGTGTAGTGGTAAGTGAGTTCCATTCGAAATCTCAGGTCGCGAGTTGGATTCCCAGTTATAACAAACATGTGATTATTTCTCTTTTTCCCTATGTATGTCCTTGAGGGCCTcaaggtatatatataccttgGGTGTCATTGGCACTCAAGAAAACATTCATCCTTGAGGAGTGTTACATTCCTTGCATTGGCTATCATCGGCACTCAAGGAAACATATATGCTACATTTCCTTAGGTGTCATCAGCACTCAAGGAAACATATATACTTAGGTGTTGTTACATTTCCTTGACGGTGTTGAAAATCTGACCACTTATTTGTTTTCATGGTGGCTCAACCCTCAAGGAATTGATTTATAGCGGCCGGCCCTCAAGGTAATTGCTATTTCCCTAACTCTATACCCTTGGCGGTCTTTCCTCGAGTGTTGTTGGCTGCCAGGAGTTATTTCCTTGGCGGTCTTACTGCGTTCCTTGCTTGAGGGTTTTCAACCTCCAAGGCTATTCTGTTTTGTGGTAGTGCAACACGTATATGATGTATATAACTTGTCGGAGATGCCTATAATCCACCTCGGGGCATTTTTGAGTGTCAACACATATCTTTTAGACGTTGCTTAGCTTGCTATTCTGAACtgttggaacatggagtactatCAGTGTAAGTTGTACAGTAGTCAGGGACGTGAAAGGGTCAGAGATAAGTTGTTGATTTTCAGATTATTAACTCTACCAATAGTACTAGTCAAGTGTTGTTTTATGCTCAATTTAATAGTGAATTTCATTTCTACTCTCTGCATGCTACAATGACACTCCTTTTTATTTACACAGTCAGGTATACATGGCGAACCGGGCCACACGGCACGGCAGGGGCACGAGGACTGCCATTCATGGCACTATTGGGCACGGCATTTTTGGGCACAATTGCATAGTCGTGCCGTGCTGCATCGTGCTGCCGTGCCGAAGCCTTGGCCTAGGCACGACCCTATAGCATgtttgccgtgccgtgccgtgccgacgAGCACGGTGGCCCGGCATGCTTCCACAAGCCTGGCTCCACCCAAGGATCGAATCGACGCCGCTACAGTCGAGCGCGGCCACCACGAGgatgcgcgccgccgccgccatgccgaTGTGCAagctgctgcgccgccgccgccgcgcctcgCGCAAGACATCATGCCGAGAGTGAGGCTGGAAGCGGCGACCATCCTAGGCAGGGTCGCAGGGAGGATGTAGGTGGAGTGGAGCGGCTGGGGAAGAAGAGGGTGGAGCAGGCAGGCGGGTGGGCGTCCGTAGGCATGACCAGGGGAGGCGGCGGAAGCCACGCCGTGTGAAGGGGACGGGAGTTCGGACGGACTCAGAACTCGGGAGTCGGCGGAAGCAGGGGAGGGGAATTGGGGTTTCAAAGGAAGTCACCTTTATATATGATACTCATTGCTGATCCAATGATTGGGATTCACCTAGAGAGAATCGAATGATCGAAAAACATCGTGCCGCATCGTGCTGGCCCAAAAGTCGTGCTGTGCtcgtgccgtgccgtgctcggGCCGTGCCCGTGCCAGCCCATCAGGCTTGTCCCATTTGGCGATTTATATACCTAGGTTTCGGTTCCATATGACAACTTACAAATGCGTTTTACCTTAGTACTGAAGAGCAAGCAATGTCCCATTGTAGTTGTAGGTTCCAATTCAACCATGTTGCGTAGTATGGCAGAGGGCTGTCTCAATTCCGAAATATGAACTAAGACTACACTCTGTGAAATCTCACCAAATCTTCTATCTTCACTACTAGAAAGGCATGCAGAGGCCTTCGCAAGCACAGTCTAAATACCATGTGTActacatataaaaaaaatatGTCTGTGAGACAGATCGACCATATATAAGTCATGCCTAACCCAGAAACCCTACACCAAATAATCGCATTCATGTTTCATCAAGGTTTATGTGCTCAGAACAAAAGTTTTATTTGTATTAGCGGGAGGCCAGCTGGCCTATGAGAGCTGACAAAGACTGTCAAGAAACAAAAAGTGGTAATGATAATCCATGCAAGCAGACACTGCAGAACAGTAGATGCAGACGAACGGAGTACATTTCGTCTCTCACCCATTTTTCTACGCCTTGATCTCCTCCTTGCCCGGAGGGAACTTGGGGACCTTGGGAAAGAAGAAGGGGTTCTTCTTGATGAAGGGGAGGAGCTTCTTGAACTTCTCAGGGTCCGTCTCAGGGTTCTGGGTCTTGTGCTCAGCTGTAGGATGGTAGATCGGAGTCGGCGTCGGGTGGGGTGGCTTGTACTCCGGCACGGGCGAGTGGTACACCGGCACAGGCGTCGTCGTTGTCGGCGGCTTGTACTCTGGCACCGGCTTCTTGTGGATGTGAGGGATAATCACGATGGGCTTCTTGTGCAAGAGGTGCTTCTTGAAGAAATGGTAGCAGAGGAACGCAGAGGCGCACTCCTTGGATGGGTAGTGCACCTTGCCGGCGACTGCGACGAAGGTCTTCTTCATCTTGTCGTCGTCGTACTGGCTGTCGCTGGTTGGCCCGACGATCCAAGACGGGTCCTGTCCGGGGCATGGCTGGTTGGCTGCGCTGTGGAGCTGTGCGAAGCAGTCCTGCTTCAGCTCGCCGTCCTCGCGGAGCAGGTCAGCCGCGAGGGGGACGCTGAAGGCGCCGGACTTGTCAACCTCGCCCAAGGCCTTGGTCACGAACACGCCGTCGGCGTTCTTGCACTTGACA
It encodes:
- the LOC136490930 gene encoding proline-rich protein 4-like, whose product is MGALPRCLLAGICAAVLLAAVVAHGAEPETASMVVGLAKCADCSRKNMKAEAVFDGLQVAVKCKNADGVFVTKALGEVDKSGAFSVPLAADLLREDGELKQDCFAQLHSAANQPCPGQDPSWIVGPTSDSQYDDDKMKKTFVAVAGKVHYPSKECASAFLCYHFFKKHLLHKKPIVIIPHIHKKPVPEYKPPTTTTPVPVYHSPVPEYKPPHPTPTPIYHPTAEHKTQNPETDPEKFKKLLPFIKKNPFFFPKVPKFPPGKEEIKA